One Candidatus Nanopelagicales bacterium DNA window includes the following coding sequences:
- a CDS encoding zf-TFIIB domain-containing protein, producing MNQTAMPMACPKCKAAMHTYERNGVVIDQCTECRVIFLDRGEFDRLIAAEESAYGSRANNAQYQGQSAYDDGRGSGHGDSKYGSKSGKRRGGFLGELFD from the coding sequence ATGAATCAGACCGCCATGCCGATGGCTTGCCCCAAGTGCAAGGCAGCCATGCACACCTACGAACGCAACGGCGTAGTAATCGATCAATGCACTGAGTGCAGGGTCATATTCCTTGACCGCGGAGAATTTGATCGGCTAATTGCTGCAGAGGAGTCCGCATATGGGTCTCGAGCAAACAACGCCCAATATCAAGGACAATCAGCCTACGACGATGGGCGCGGCTCCGGCCATGGCGATAGCAAGTATGGCAGTAAATCAGGCAAGCGCCGCGGGGGATTTCTCGGTGAGCTATTCGATTGA